In Picosynechococcus sp. PCC 7002, the following are encoded in one genomic region:
- a CDS encoding glycosyltransferase family 4 protein: MHVAWLGKKSPFCGNVTYGREVTNHLLDRGYQVSFLHFAQQEECDQKWRDCPEVFLPFLYKSQIYTIPSPKSSQVLMRSLQKFQPDLVHASLTLSPLDFRLPDICRELDLPLVATFHPPFDSKLRNLKSSTQYLTYQLYAPCLANYDRVIVFSEIQKEMLVKLGVPRDTVRIIPNGVDEQKYAPALSAYRHTFQAKRVFIYQGRIAPEKNVEALLKAWRLANMGKDCVLLMVGDGPLKASLELLYTEDQGVRWLGFVGDETQRIDLLRAADVFVLPSLVEGLSLSLLEAMACGLACIATDAGADGEVLNQGAGVVLDTQGVTGQLKTLLPLFREQPELVTILGHKARQRVLERYTLQNNISQLEQTYQELCSTAASAPHPAPVQSFP, translated from the coding sequence ATGCATGTTGCTTGGCTCGGTAAAAAATCTCCTTTTTGTGGCAATGTCACCTATGGCCGTGAAGTGACCAATCACCTCCTCGATCGGGGCTATCAAGTGAGCTTTCTCCACTTTGCCCAGCAAGAAGAATGCGATCAGAAATGGCGGGACTGCCCAGAGGTTTTTTTACCCTTCCTCTACAAATCGCAAATTTATACGATCCCCAGTCCGAAATCGAGTCAAGTGCTGATGCGATCGCTCCAAAAGTTTCAGCCAGACCTCGTCCATGCCTCCCTGACCCTCTCACCCCTAGATTTTCGTCTGCCCGACATCTGCCGCGAACTCGATTTGCCCCTAGTGGCCACCTTTCACCCTCCCTTTGACAGCAAACTACGCAACCTCAAATCCAGTACCCAATACCTCACCTACCAGCTCTATGCCCCCTGTCTAGCCAACTATGACCGGGTGATCGTCTTCTCAGAAATCCAAAAAGAAATGCTCGTCAAACTGGGAGTACCACGGGATACGGTGCGCATCATTCCAAATGGCGTCGATGAACAAAAATATGCCCCGGCCCTCAGTGCCTACCGCCACACCTTCCAAGCGAAACGGGTATTCATTTACCAAGGCCGCATTGCCCCTGAGAAAAATGTAGAAGCCCTCCTCAAGGCTTGGCGACTGGCCAATATGGGGAAAGATTGTGTGCTGTTAATGGTCGGCGATGGCCCCCTCAAGGCTTCCCTGGAATTGCTTTACACCGAAGATCAAGGAGTCCGTTGGCTTGGGTTCGTCGGCGATGAAACCCAGCGGATTGACCTCCTCCGGGCGGCAGATGTATTTGTGTTGCCTTCTTTGGTGGAAGGATTGTCTTTATCACTCCTCGAAGCAATGGCCTGCGGTTTGGCCTGCATTGCCACGGATGCCGGCGCCGATGGGGAAGTACTCAACCAAGGAGCCGGGGTTGTCCTCGATACCCAGGGGGTCACCGGACAATTGAAAACCCTTTTACCCTTATTCCGCGAACAACCAGAATTAGTCACAATCCTGGGTCACAAGGCGAGGCAGCGGGTGTTAGAACGTTACACCTTGCAGAACAACATCAGTCAGCTCGAACAAACTTACCAAGAACTGTGTTCCACGGCGGCGTCTGCCCCCCATCCGGCTCCAGTGCAAAGTTTTCCCTAA
- a CDS encoding phosphonate ABC transporter ATP-binding protein has translation MTEPIFVGRSLSCHFRGVAALTELNFEIYPGEKVGLIGASGAGKSTLLSLLNGQQQPTQGQLLIWGEAIATLSPRRRRRIQRQLGTIYQQLHLVESLAVIHNVNAGHLGRWSFAKAMFSLIFPRERPLAEAVLKQVGIPEKLFAKTSDLSGGQKQRVALARVLVQNPVVILADEPISSLDPQLSREMMDLLVQLCETQGKTLVVSLHSLEFARSHCDRLIGLKGGKILFDQPTTTVSDAQIAHLYGEQSIY, from the coding sequence ATGACAGAACCAATTTTTGTGGGGCGATCGCTCTCGTGTCATTTCCGGGGGGTCGCTGCCCTGACGGAACTCAACTTTGAAATTTATCCCGGCGAGAAGGTGGGGCTGATTGGGGCCAGTGGCGCAGGTAAAAGCACCCTCCTCAGTCTCCTCAATGGTCAACAACAACCAACCCAAGGGCAATTGCTCATCTGGGGGGAAGCGATCGCAACCCTCTCCCCAAGGCGACGGCGGCGCATCCAACGGCAACTCGGCACCATTTATCAACAACTTCATTTGGTCGAGAGTCTGGCCGTCATTCACAATGTCAATGCGGGTCATCTGGGGCGTTGGTCTTTCGCCAAAGCAATGTTTTCCCTGATCTTTCCCCGTGAGCGTCCCTTGGCCGAAGCCGTCTTAAAACAGGTGGGCATCCCCGAAAAACTCTTTGCCAAAACCAGTGACCTATCGGGGGGACAAAAACAACGGGTCGCCTTGGCGCGGGTCTTGGTGCAAAATCCGGTAGTAATCCTTGCAGACGAACCCATTTCAAGCCTTGATCCCCAACTGAGTCGGGAAATGATGGATCTGCTGGTACAGCTTTGTGAAACCCAAGGAAAAACCCTTGTTGTTAGCCTCCACTCCCTGGAGTTTGCCCGGAGCCATTGCGATCGCCTAATTGGTCTCAAGGGCGGCAAAATTCTGTTTGATCAGCCCACCACAACGGTCAGTGATGCCCAAATCGCCCACCTCTACGGTGAGCAATCGATATACTAG
- the rlmN gene encoding 23S rRNA (adenine(2503)-C(2))-methyltransferase RlmN, whose protein sequence is MPQDVLLGKSLPELTDWIETTGQPAYRGKQLYNWLYQKGIHDLSEITVFPKAWREQMGTYPVGRSQIHHQRTAPDGTRKYLLQLHDGLIIETVGIPTEKRLTVCVSSQVGCAMACDFCATGKSGFTRHLQAHEIIDQVLTVQTDFQQRVSHVVFMGMGEPLANLEQVLKSIQSLNQDIGIGQRSLTVSTVGVPDQIRALAQQNLQITLAVSLHAPNQALRESIIPTAVHYPIEALLDECREYVAITRRRLSFEYILLAGVNDLPDHAAELAKKLKGFQSHVNLIPYNPITEVPFQRPGKKRINVFKQILQDHKIAVSVRYSKGLEADAACGQLRSNLRRSAPATVK, encoded by the coding sequence ATGCCCCAAGACGTACTCCTCGGCAAAAGTCTCCCGGAACTGACCGACTGGATCGAAACCACTGGTCAACCCGCCTACCGTGGCAAACAGCTCTACAATTGGCTCTACCAAAAAGGGATCCATGACCTGAGTGAAATCACCGTCTTTCCGAAGGCTTGGCGTGAGCAAATGGGCACCTATCCCGTGGGGCGATCGCAGATCCACCACCAACGCACCGCCCCCGATGGCACCCGCAAATATCTCCTCCAACTCCATGACGGTTTAATTATTGAGACCGTTGGCATCCCCACGGAAAAACGCCTCACTGTCTGTGTTTCTTCTCAGGTGGGCTGTGCCATGGCCTGTGATTTTTGTGCCACCGGCAAAAGTGGCTTTACCCGGCACCTCCAGGCCCACGAAATTATTGATCAAGTGCTCACTGTCCAAACAGACTTCCAGCAACGGGTCAGCCATGTGGTGTTTATGGGCATGGGGGAACCCCTCGCCAACCTTGAACAGGTGCTCAAATCGATCCAAAGCCTGAACCAAGACATCGGTATCGGCCAGCGATCGCTGACAGTTTCTACCGTGGGGGTGCCGGATCAGATCCGCGCCCTGGCCCAGCAGAATCTGCAAATTACCCTAGCGGTAAGCCTCCACGCCCCGAACCAAGCCCTCCGGGAATCGATTATTCCCACCGCTGTCCACTATCCCATTGAGGCTCTGTTGGACGAATGCCGCGAGTACGTCGCCATCACCCGTCGCCGCCTCAGTTTTGAATACATTTTGCTGGCGGGGGTGAATGATCTGCCCGACCATGCCGCCGAATTAGCCAAAAAACTAAAGGGGTTCCAAAGCCATGTGAATTTGATTCCCTACAATCCCATTACCGAAGTGCCTTTCCAGCGACCAGGGAAAAAACGGATCAATGTCTTTAAGCAAATCCTCCAGGATCACAAGATTGCTGTGAGCGTACGTTATTCTAAGGGCTTGGAGGCGGATGCGGCCTGTGGTCAACTGCGATCAAACCTCCGACGATCTGCCCCGGCAACGGTAAAATAA
- a CDS encoding PH domain-containing protein: MENSLFFKAPWSQTLITITTLVCVVLLAMVLLFLILGLQQQNPYFLLWIILPIGIVVMTALFMVRGYHLDGDRLYVERLGWRTEIALENLESATYDPTAMDGSLRLFGNGGLFAFTGKFWNKKLGHYNAYATAVRLAVVLKWPNQTIVVTPEKPEQFVAAILRR; this comes from the coding sequence ATGGAAAATAGTCTGTTTTTTAAGGCTCCCTGGAGTCAAACTTTAATCACCATTACAACTCTTGTTTGCGTAGTGTTGTTGGCCATGGTGCTGCTGTTTTTGATTTTAGGACTCCAACAACAGAATCCTTATTTTTTGCTGTGGATTATTTTGCCCATCGGCATTGTGGTAATGACGGCATTATTTATGGTGCGAGGCTATCATCTGGACGGCGATCGCCTTTACGTTGAACGCTTGGGGTGGCGCACAGAAATCGCTTTAGAAAATCTAGAAAGTGCCACCTACGATCCCACCGCCATGGATGGTTCGTTACGGCTGTTTGGTAATGGTGGTCTATTTGCCTTTACCGGAAAGTTTTGGAACAAAAAGTTGGGTCACTACAATGCCTATGCCACGGCGGTTCGGTTAGCAGTGGTTTTGAAATGGCCTAACCAGACCATTGTCGTCACCCCAGAGAAGCCTGAACAATTTGTCGCAGCAATTCTTCGTCGTTAA
- a CDS encoding TatA/E family twin arginine-targeting protein translocase encodes MNIFGIGLPEMALIFIIALLIFGPKKLPEIGRSLGKTIRSFQDASNEFQEEFKKEAEKIEKTVSMQARLEEGNGEKVEATEAKPETSDQETKADTPSS; translated from the coding sequence ATGAATATTTTCGGGATTGGCCTGCCAGAAATGGCCCTCATTTTTATTATTGCTCTGTTAATCTTTGGCCCGAAAAAGTTGCCAGAGATTGGCCGGAGTCTTGGGAAAACGATCCGTAGTTTCCAGGATGCCTCCAACGAGTTCCAGGAAGAATTTAAGAAAGAAGCCGAAAAAATTGAAAAAACTGTTTCGATGCAGGCCCGCCTAGAGGAAGGGAACGGCGAAAAAGTCGAGGCCACGGAAGCTAAACCGGAAACCTCTGATCAGGAAACAAAAGCTGATACCCCATCTAGTTAG
- the ureE gene encoding urease accessory protein UreE, which yields MANADLILTQKYQPQAPIQVDLELFLTAAERQKSRQRLELDNGQAIHFNLSRGSHIHPDDYFQDATGSTLVQVKAKPEPVVTVTASTPLELLRAAYHLGNRHVPLEVHPQYLRFSPDHVLEDMLTRLGLQLKQEMLPFFPEDGAYGHHH from the coding sequence ATGGCTAACGCTGACTTAATCTTGACCCAAAAATATCAACCCCAGGCACCGATCCAAGTAGATCTGGAGTTGTTTCTCACCGCTGCCGAACGTCAAAAGAGCCGCCAACGCCTAGAGTTAGACAATGGCCAAGCGATTCACTTCAACCTATCCCGTGGCAGCCATATCCATCCCGATGACTACTTTCAAGACGCGACTGGTTCTACTCTCGTACAGGTTAAGGCAAAACCTGAACCCGTGGTTACCGTCACGGCCTCGACCCCTTTGGAGCTACTCAGGGCTGCCTATCACCTTGGCAACCGCCATGTACCCCTAGAGGTGCATCCCCAGTATCTTCGCTTTTCCCCTGACCACGTACTCGAAGATATGCTTACCCGGTTGGGGTTGCAACTGAAACAGGAAATGCTGCCCTTTTTTCCGGAAGATGGAGCCTATGGCCATCATCACTAA
- a CDS encoding HD domain-containing protein: MKIWDQDKYQKAWNFASNAHNGQKLPGSDIPYINHLGLVAMEATATVAHERIDNPNILVLCALLHDVIEDTSTTFEDVKRDFGIEIADGVLALTKNTELPSKFEQMKDSINRIQLQPKEVWMVKLCDRITNLQPPPMHWDKVKIATYQSEAQFILEQLGEASPFLAQRLIVKISDYDQYL; encoded by the coding sequence ATGAAAATTTGGGATCAAGATAAATATCAAAAAGCATGGAATTTCGCTTCAAATGCACACAACGGTCAGAAATTACCAGGCAGTGATATTCCTTACATCAATCATCTTGGGCTGGTTGCCATGGAAGCAACAGCAACGGTGGCCCATGAGAGAATTGACAATCCAAACATTCTTGTTTTGTGTGCATTATTGCATGATGTCATTGAAGATACTTCTACTACATTTGAGGATGTAAAACGTGATTTTGGGATTGAAATCGCCGATGGGGTTTTAGCACTGACTAAAAATACAGAACTGCCTTCAAAATTTGAGCAAATGAAAGACAGTATCAACAGAATTCAATTGCAACCTAAGGAAGTGTGGATGGTTAAATTATGCGATCGCATTACTAACTTACAACCACCGCCAATGCATTGGGATAAAGTCAAAATAGCTACATACCAGAGTGAAGCACAGTTTATCTTAGAACAACTCGGTGAGGCCAGTCCGTTTCTTGCACAGCGATTGATCGTCAAAATATCCGATTACGACCAATATCTATAG
- a CDS encoding FAD-binding oxidoreductase encodes MALVVDPGTQNIDLKAWQYCHPHWRRQMERISRQSPEALLVPHSRAALTEIFRTAHREKITIIPCGNGTKLAWGGLTPKVDWLVSTRQLNRIVDHAVNDLTITVEAGITFAELQNHLRPHKQYLPLDPSFPNQATLGGIVATADTGSLRQRYGGVRDLLLGITMLRADGTLAKAGGKVVKNVAGYDLMKLLTGSHGSLATITELTFRLYPIQEQSQTILMLGSSAQIRQAQGQILNSVLTPAAADLLSPRLLQRLQKGTGEDWGLLLRFEAIRESITAQLQELKTIGQHLGLVSQPEHLDLWAQLREALFGEMVVAKVGILSHQSMALLQHIETLTNGQAIARIHCKSGLGIIAFPHDQFLRQFRAIRDFCQAHHGFFTILDAPYRLKQQFEPWGYPGNALPLMRNIKQQFDPQNILSPQRFVGGI; translated from the coding sequence ATGGCTTTGGTGGTTGATCCCGGTACCCAGAATATCGATCTAAAAGCGTGGCAATATTGTCATCCCCATTGGCGTCGGCAGATGGAACGGATCAGCCGTCAAAGCCCCGAAGCCCTGCTTGTGCCCCACTCTCGCGCGGCCCTAACGGAAATCTTCCGCACAGCCCACCGGGAAAAAATTACGATTATCCCCTGCGGTAACGGCACAAAGCTCGCCTGGGGTGGACTCACTCCGAAAGTAGATTGGTTGGTGAGCACCCGGCAGCTAAATCGCATTGTGGATCACGCCGTTAATGATCTAACCATTACGGTGGAAGCAGGGATTACCTTTGCTGAACTACAAAACCATCTCAGGCCCCATAAACAGTATCTTCCCCTCGATCCCAGCTTCCCCAACCAAGCAACCCTAGGGGGGATTGTAGCCACGGCAGATACCGGCAGCTTGCGTCAACGCTATGGTGGTGTACGGGATTTGCTGCTGGGGATCACCATGCTCCGGGCCGATGGCACCTTGGCAAAAGCCGGGGGAAAAGTGGTTAAAAATGTGGCGGGCTATGATTTGATGAAGCTCCTCACAGGTTCCCATGGCAGTTTGGCGACGATTACCGAATTAACGTTTCGCCTCTATCCGATCCAAGAGCAGTCCCAAACGATCTTAATGCTTGGGTCGTCCGCGCAAATACGCCAGGCCCAGGGCCAAATTTTAAATTCTGTACTTACACCAGCGGCGGCAGATCTGCTTTCACCTCGACTATTACAACGGTTACAAAAGGGAACTGGAGAAGACTGGGGTTTGCTGCTGCGTTTTGAGGCGATCCGCGAGAGTATTACGGCACAACTGCAGGAGTTGAAAACTATCGGGCAGCACCTAGGTTTAGTCAGCCAACCGGAGCACCTGGATCTGTGGGCACAGCTACGGGAAGCTTTATTTGGGGAAATGGTCGTCGCCAAGGTCGGCATTCTATCCCATCAAAGTATGGCTTTACTGCAACACATTGAGACCCTAACGAATGGTCAGGCGATCGCCCGGATCCATTGCAAAAGTGGTCTAGGTATCATTGCGTTTCCCCATGATCAATTTCTCCGGCAATTCCGAGCCATCCGGGATTTTTGTCAGGCTCACCACGGTTTTTTCACAATTTTAGATGCCCCCTATCGCCTCAAGCAGCAATTTGAACCCTGGGGCTATCCAGGTAACGCCCTGCCATTGATGCGCAACATTAAACAGCAATTTGATCCCCAAAATATCCTAAGTCCCCAGCGTTTTGTGGGCGGCATTTAA
- a CDS encoding MFS transporter — translation MSTETDLPTLSPKDTSPTEMGVAPSQSVDGFGPVLRNPKFLVLWLGQIFSQLADKIYLVLMIALIASHFQTADQSISAWVSAIMIAFTVPAILFGSVAGVYVDRWSKKGVLIISNLLRGVFVFCIPLLLWLVQDQPNWWELPPGFVFLLGITFAVSTLTQFFAPAEQATLPLIVKNKHLLAANSLYTTTMMALLIVGFAVGEPLLGLADQLVESFGITGTWGKEFVVGGGYAIAGLILLALKTNETETDRQREQPHVWEDIQDGLSYLNQNHRVRNALIQLVILFSVFAALAVLAVSLAAQIPGLKAEQFGFLLAAGGVGLGIGAFFLGHWGNQLPYRTLSLWGSIGTAIALIALSFSIHNLVFALVSTTCLGFFAALVGVPMQTTIQRETPAILRGKVFGLQNNAVNIALSLPLALAGVAETFFGLQPVLLGLSGLAIAGGVLNWYISIKS, via the coding sequence ATGTCAACGGAAACGGATCTACCGACCCTCTCCCCTAAAGATACTTCCCCAACCGAGATGGGCGTGGCCCCATCCCAGAGTGTAGATGGTTTTGGGCCTGTGTTGCGCAACCCGAAATTCCTCGTCCTTTGGCTTGGTCAAATCTTTTCACAACTGGCCGACAAGATTTATCTCGTGCTGATGATTGCTTTGATTGCCAGTCACTTTCAAACGGCGGATCAGAGCATTAGTGCTTGGGTCTCAGCGATCATGATTGCCTTTACGGTGCCTGCGATTTTGTTTGGTTCCGTTGCGGGGGTTTATGTGGATCGCTGGTCTAAAAAAGGGGTGCTGATTATTTCGAATTTGTTGCGGGGCGTCTTTGTTTTTTGCATCCCCCTCTTACTCTGGCTCGTGCAAGATCAACCCAATTGGTGGGAGCTTCCCCCTGGATTTGTCTTTTTATTGGGGATCACCTTTGCTGTTTCTACCTTGACACAATTTTTTGCGCCAGCGGAACAGGCGACTTTACCGCTCATTGTTAAAAACAAACACCTGTTAGCGGCTAATTCTCTCTACACCACCACGATGATGGCCCTGTTAATTGTGGGGTTTGCGGTGGGAGAACCCTTATTGGGCCTGGCGGATCAGCTGGTTGAATCTTTCGGGATTACGGGGACTTGGGGGAAAGAATTTGTAGTTGGGGGAGGCTATGCGATCGCCGGTTTGATTTTGTTGGCCCTGAAGACCAATGAAACGGAAACGGATCGCCAACGGGAACAGCCCCATGTTTGGGAGGATATTCAAGACGGCCTCAGTTATCTGAATCAAAACCACCGGGTGCGCAATGCGCTGATCCAATTGGTGATTTTGTTTTCTGTGTTTGCGGCCCTGGCGGTATTGGCGGTGAGTCTGGCGGCGCAAATTCCGGGATTAAAGGCAGAGCAGTTTGGCTTTTTGTTGGCAGCGGGCGGCGTTGGTCTAGGGATTGGTGCTTTCTTTTTGGGGCACTGGGGGAATCAGTTGCCCTACCGTACCCTCAGTCTTTGGGGTTCCATTGGAACGGCGATCGCCTTAATTGCCCTTTCTTTTTCGATTCACAATTTGGTTTTTGCCCTTGTGAGTACCACCTGTCTTGGCTTTTTTGCGGCCCTGGTGGGAGTGCCGATGCAGACGACGATCCAGCGAGAAACCCCGGCGATCCTCCGGGGGAAGGTTTTCGGTTTACAGAATAATGCTGTTAATATTGCTCTATCTTTACCTCTGGCCCTGGCTGGGGTGGCAGAAACCTTTTTTGGCCTGCAACCAGTGCTTCTAGGCCTTTCGGGATTGGCGATCGCCGGTGGGGTATTGAACTGGTATATTTCAATCAAATCCTAA
- a CDS encoding alpha/beta hydrolase codes for MVGWLLIGLVLLYLGGCGYLFFGQRRIIFEPQAQPLHPVPSDFALPYETITIPVALGQQLTGWWLPQGNGDKTLLFLHGNGGLTAYNFQAIALWYQAGYSVLAFNYRGFGQSSVGFPQESQVYADAAAAYTFLTQTKKIPAQQLMIHGHSLGGAIAIELAQRYPVGGLFLEGTFTSMFAMSTTKPLYRIFPVAFLLHQRFNSAAKITQLQLPIFLCHGELDKTVPSTMGAQLWAIANEPKQFQAVPGADHHNLAAVGPTTIQQGITWLENHRSLCHG; via the coding sequence ATGGTTGGCTGGCTATTAATTGGACTGGTATTACTCTATCTGGGGGGCTGTGGTTATCTCTTTTTTGGGCAGCGGCGGATTATTTTTGAACCCCAAGCTCAACCCTTACATCCAGTGCCGTCGGATTTTGCTTTGCCTTACGAAACGATCACGATCCCCGTCGCCCTAGGGCAACAATTAACAGGTTGGTGGCTGCCCCAGGGCAATGGCGATAAAACGTTACTGTTTCTCCATGGGAATGGCGGGTTAACGGCCTACAATTTCCAGGCGATCGCCCTGTGGTATCAAGCGGGCTATTCGGTTTTGGCTTTTAACTATCGGGGTTTCGGCCAGAGCAGTGTCGGCTTCCCCCAAGAATCCCAGGTGTACGCCGATGCGGCAGCAGCCTATACATTTCTCACCCAAACGAAGAAAATTCCAGCCCAGCAGTTGATGATCCACGGCCATTCCCTCGGCGGGGCGATCGCCATTGAATTGGCCCAGCGGTACCCGGTGGGTGGATTATTTCTAGAGGGTACCTTCACCTCAATGTTCGCCATGTCTACCACCAAACCCCTCTATCGAATTTTTCCCGTCGCTTTCCTTTTACACCAGCGGTTTAATTCAGCAGCTAAAATTACCCAACTCCAGCTTCCTATTTTTCTTTGCCACGGGGAACTGGATAAAACAGTCCCCAGTACCATGGGGGCGCAACTGTGGGCGATCGCCAATGAACCCAAGCAATTTCAAGCTGTGCCTGGGGCCGACCACCATAACCTCGCCGCCGTGGGTCCAACCACGATCCAGCAGGGGATTACCTGGCTCGAAAACCACCGTTCCCTCTGCCACGGGTAA
- a CDS encoding ABC transporter ATP-binding protein yields the protein MAIASSSVPKNDWQLAGKLLPYAKKNLITLVVSIVLLIPLAIAGAVQPLVVGQAVSLLRGETVWGILADLSIPAGINRLIWILLATIVIRLAFTSIQGYLVQKVGQEITAGIRQDLFDHVTSLSSRFFDRMPVGKLVTRLTNDVEALGDVFASGAIGIINDVISLAVIIVSIFLLQWQLATLLILMLLPVTFLIVYFQGQYRKANYQAREELSQLNAMLQENVAGINIVQLFRREALNAELFRTVNDRYRLSVNKTIFHDSAVSATLEWISLVAIAGVLWLGGWLIFQDALSFGVLSAFILYSQRLFNPLRQFADKFTMFQSGLTAIERVTELMSEPIEIQDKQQHLTTSLNLSDSASGEIIFDNVSFGYKPGEYVLKNLNFKIKPGEKIALVGPTGAGKSSIIRLLCRLYDPSEGRILVDGIDIRDLPQEDLRRHIGVILQESFLFAGDVQRNITLGEEYPFEAVKQAAVLTNVDQLIEELPQGYRTALRERGTNLSGGQKQLLAFARVAIRDPKILVLDEATASLDVGTEALIQSALEQLLEDRTAIIIAHRLSTIRDVDKIIVLKQGEILETGNHDQLLAQNGLYASLYRLHMLGD from the coding sequence ATGGCGATCGCATCCTCTTCTGTTCCGAAAAATGATTGGCAACTGGCCGGGAAGCTCCTTCCCTACGCCAAGAAAAATCTCATTACCCTTGTTGTGTCGATTGTTTTGCTAATTCCTTTGGCGATCGCCGGTGCGGTGCAACCCCTCGTTGTCGGTCAGGCAGTTTCCCTATTGCGGGGCGAAACCGTGTGGGGCATCCTCGCCGATCTCAGCATTCCAGCAGGGATTAACCGTTTAATCTGGATTCTGTTGGCCACCATTGTGATTCGCTTGGCCTTCACCTCGATCCAAGGGTACCTCGTCCAAAAAGTAGGCCAGGAAATTACCGCAGGCATCCGCCAGGATTTATTCGATCACGTCACATCCCTTTCTTCTCGCTTCTTTGACCGGATGCCCGTCGGCAAACTCGTCACCCGCTTAACCAATGACGTGGAAGCCCTGGGTGATGTTTTTGCCAGTGGGGCGATCGGCATCATTAATGATGTCATTTCCCTGGCTGTAATTATTGTTTCGATTTTTCTGTTGCAATGGCAGCTAGCGACGCTCCTCATTTTGATGTTGTTGCCCGTCACCTTTTTGATCGTTTATTTCCAGGGGCAATACCGCAAAGCCAACTACCAAGCCCGGGAAGAATTATCCCAACTGAACGCGATGCTCCAGGAAAACGTTGCGGGGATTAATATCGTGCAATTATTTCGCCGGGAGGCCCTGAATGCCGAGTTATTCCGGACGGTTAATGACCGCTATCGTCTGTCCGTTAACAAAACAATCTTCCATGACTCGGCTGTTTCTGCCACCCTAGAGTGGATTTCCCTGGTGGCGATCGCCGGAGTACTTTGGTTGGGAGGCTGGCTGATTTTCCAGGATGCCCTGAGCTTTGGGGTGCTGTCTGCCTTTATTCTCTATTCCCAGCGGTTATTTAACCCCCTGCGCCAATTTGCCGACAAATTCACCATGTTCCAATCGGGACTAACGGCCATCGAACGGGTGACAGAATTGATGTCGGAGCCCATCGAGATCCAAGATAAACAACAGCATTTAACGACTTCTTTAAATCTCTCGGATTCGGCCTCCGGTGAAATTATTTTTGACAACGTTTCCTTCGGCTATAAACCTGGGGAATATGTCCTGAAAAACCTGAATTTTAAGATCAAACCCGGTGAAAAAATCGCCCTTGTGGGGCCAACGGGGGCCGGAAAAAGCTCGATCATCCGTTTACTCTGTCGCCTGTATGATCCGAGTGAAGGACGCATTCTCGTTGATGGCATTGATATTCGTGATCTGCCCCAAGAAGATCTGCGGCGGCACATTGGCGTCATCCTCCAAGAAAGCTTTCTTTTTGCTGGAGATGTTCAACGCAACATTACCCTGGGGGAGGAGTATCCCTTTGAGGCAGTAAAGCAGGCCGCAGTACTGACCAACGTCGATCAACTCATTGAGGAATTGCCCCAGGGGTATCGCACAGCTCTCCGGGAACGGGGTACAAATCTTTCTGGGGGCCAAAAACAACTGTTGGCCTTTGCCCGGGTTGCAATCCGTGATCCAAAAATTCTGGTACTCGATGAAGCTACGGCAAGTCTTGATGTGGGTACAGAGGCGCTAATTCAGTCGGCCCTAGAACAACTCCTCGAAGACCGCACGGCGATTATCATTGCCCACCGCCTCTCGACCATCCGGGATGTGGATAAAATCATTGTCCTGAAGCAAGGGGAAATCCTCGAAACAGGGAACCACGATCAACTGCTCGCCCAAAATGGGTTGTATGCCAGCCTCTATCGTTTGCATATGTTGGGAGACTAG